The following proteins are encoded in a genomic region of Takifugu rubripes chromosome 21, fTakRub1.2, whole genome shotgun sequence:
- the LOC101075117 gene encoding protein crumbs homolog 2, whose amino-acid sequence MDLGRVWFRYQKTMLITMMMFKLGLLCTAAADKCLSSPCRNGATCLDNLDDYVCLCPKGPVWFMGKNCEELLDACITAPCSNCTSIPGTDQFSCHCPAGFTGLNCTEDVDECQSNPCDGVRSLCVNRANGYSCHCPLGLGGQACLENVTTCSEGLCQHGGICIDVPDNGSWCQCAAGYQGDKCGNNIDECQSEPCQNGAICRDSVNGYQCFCVPGFQGYHCDLDINECASRPCQNNGTCIDEVDHYRCECATGFTGTNCQAEIDECEEHPCQNGATCQDHVAMYSCQCVTGFQGLDCEVNIDECASSPCLNEGKCIDRVNSYKCDCENTGFIGDHCEEDIPECASNPCQHGATCLEEINHYSCQCWPGYEGDHCQVDIDECMQNPCENGGECFQRSDVLIYEMLPQFSAMSFSHERAAGFICSCLPGFTGDQCSDNVDECVSAPCQHGGSCQDLVNSYRCVCADGFTGTHCEVDINECESNPCRNGATCNDAANLYTCQCPAPEPGEDPWGGRDCDVRLVGCRQHRCQHSTGCVPLLRDNSEQGYRCVCSPGWAGDLCNTSTTFSFTSEGFVHLQMPPPTNRTKQEAKDHVYGLHMQLRFRSTLPNMLLFSRGTLEHYAFLELVGGFLLAKVKSGKVLQVTYPRPVNDGEWHEVTMSMDESLVLTVKGPNCEDECQVKNKDYNHLIFLQPNSFQQLYVGGAPREYLSHTSSNKSFIGCMEDLRVDHKLLLPQDLIREENQGLELGCNKRDWCGEDPCIQRGHCVDMWVQASCVCHRPYYGDKCEKEYPSWTFGLENTTSYAAFQISESHGENFTISFLMRSLKNSGLLLQFHRDGTPYLTLYLKNSSVAIYSPHTTLISEAKAVTDGKNNSVTIQVQYGHVIFPRAGNNRALGNVSVEAGDVAYVGGLPAGTSMNAWGGNFKGCLQDIRLDNKHLTIGDHPEDVRVYQASTEENVMLGCQSDNSCKDEPCLNNGSCQITWNDFNCFCPIDFTGRLCETHLWCINDPCFYGARCVDLPDGYECLSDAMFQDNALEYVANSSLLSPVTNITMAIRTRDPNGILMRASSTAEVFCLGLLNSSLLVKMDSGENAQLLAFTSESIIADGAWHQIQLTMVSPVHASSRWRLTVDRQRVGDSFGIGGQLNFLNETKIWLAEKYTGCIGEVRVGGVYLPLINVPEAPQMTKFSMLGGHEPIVGCQGTPVCDSLPCRNLGVCQDQFNEFNCSCRAGWEGKVCETEINECSSSPCIYGTCKDLLADYQCDCEPGYAGKDCQDEVNNCLEFNCVNGGLCIESEGVHTCSCPPGFIGKRCQWRFPPATCTMNTDCLNGGVCVGGESGGNCTCKQGYTGDRCETEIDECKSNPCRNGATCLDRLNHFQCECAPGFSGKLCENNKDEHREHIPWLVVAIPLTTLCMLLAILVVFFLIMTARKKRQSEGTYSPSSQEVAGARLEMGSVLKVPPEERLI is encoded by the exons GTCTAttgtgcacagcagcagcagacaagTGTTTGTCATCTCCGTGTCGCAACGGTGCCACGTGTCTTGACAATCTGGATGACTACGTGTGCTTATGCCCTAAAGGACCAGTTTGGTTCATGGGCAAGAACTGTGAAGAGCTGTTGGATGCCTGCATCACTGCACCATGCTCCAACTGCACCAGCATTCCTGGGACTGATcagttttcctgccactgtccAGCTGGTTTCACGGGTTTGAACTGCACTGAGGATGTGGATGAATGTCAGAGTAACCCATGTGATGGCGTCCGGTCACTTTGCGTCAACAGGGCGAACGGATACTCGTGTCACTGTCCCCTTGGACTTGGAGGACAAGCCTGCCTGGAAAATGTCACCACATGCTCAGAGGGGCTCTGTCAGCATGGTGGCATTTGTATAGATGTCCCTGACAACGGGTCCTGGTGTCAGTGTGCTGCTGGCTACCAGGGGGACAAGTGTGGGAACAACATAGATGAATGCCAGTCAGAACCTTGTCAGAATGGAGCCATTTGCAGAGACAGTGTTAATGGCTACCAGTGCTTCTGTGTGCCTGGATTTCAGGGCTATCACTGTGATTTGGACATCAATGAATGTGCTTCCCGTCCCTGTCAGAACAACGGCACATGCATCGATGAAGTGGATCACTACCGGTGTGAATGTGCCACAGGCTTCACAG GGACTAACTGTCAGGCTGAGATCGATGAGTGTGAAGAGCATCCCTGTCAGAATGGTGCCACTTGCCAAGACCACGTCGCCATGTACTCCTGCCAGTGTGTGACCGGCTTCCAGGGCCTCGATTGTGAGGTCAATATCGACGAATGTGCCAGCTCACCGTGTCTGAACGAGGGCAAGTGTATCGACAGGGTCAACAG CTATAAGTGTGACTGTGAGAATACAGGGTTCATTGGTGACCACTGTGAGGAAGATATTCCTGAATGTGCCTCTAATCCCTGTCAGCATGGAGCTACATGTCTGGAGGAAATAAATCACTACAGCTGCCAGTGTTGGCCTG GATATGAGGGAGACCACTGTCAGGTGGATATAGACGAATGCATGCAGAATCCCTGTGAGAATGGCGGCGAGTGTTTTCAGCGCTCGGATGTCCTGATTTATGAGATGTTGCCTCAATTTAGTGCAATGAGTTTCAGCCATGAAAGAGCAGCTGGCTTCATCTGCTCCTGTTTACCAGGATTCACAG GAGATCAGTGCTCTGACAATGTggacgagtgtgtgtctgctcccTGTCAACATGGAGGTAGCTGTCAGGATCTTGTCAATTCttatcggtgtgtgtgtgcagatggatTCACAG GCACACACTGTGAGGTGGATATTAATGAATGTGAAAGCAATCCCTGCCGAAATGGTGCCACATGCAACGATGCTGCCAACCTTTACACATGTCAGTGCCCTGCACCAGAGCCGGGTGAGGACCCCTGGGGGGGAAGGGACTGCGACGTCCGCTTGGTGGGATGCCGCCAGCATCGGTGTCAACACAGCACAGGTTGTGTCCCCTTGCTGAGAGACAATAGTGAGCAAGGTTACAGGTGTGTTTGCTCGCCTGGCTGGGCCGGGGACCTCTGCAACACCTCCACCACTTTCTCCTTCACCTCAGAGGGCTTCGTTCACCTGCAAATGCCACCTCCCACAAACAGGACAAAACAGGAAGCCAAAGACCACGTTTACGGGCTCCACATGCAACTCCGATTCAGGAGCACACTGCCAAACATGCTCTTGTTCAGCCGTGGAACTCTGGAGCATTATGCTTTCCTGGAGCTTGTTGGGGGTTTTCTTCTTGCCAAGGTGAAGTCTGGAAAGGTCCTACAAGTCACTTACCCTCGTCCAGTCAATGATGGAGAATGGCACGAGGTTACTATGAGCATGGATGAGAGCCTGGTTTTGACTGTCAAAGGCCCCAATTGTGAGGATGAGTGCCAAGTGAAGAACAAAGATTACAACCACCTCATCTTCCTCCAACCCAACTCCTTTCAACAACTATATGTTGGTGGGGCACCGCGGGAATATTTGTCTCATACATCAAGCAATAAAAGTTTCATTGGCTGCATGGAAGACCTAAGAGTTGACCATAAGTTGCTTCTGCCCCAGGATCTCATCAGAGAAGAGAATCAAGGCTTGGAGTTAGGATGCAACAAAAGAGACTGGTGTGGTGAAGACCCATGCATACAGCGTGGACATTGTGTAGACATGTGGGTTCAGGCCAGCTGTGTCTGCCATCGGCCGTACTATGGAGACAAGTGTGAGAAAG AATATCCATCCTGGACCTTTGGCCTTGAAAACACCACCAGCTATGCTGCCTTCCAGATCTCTGAAAGCCATGGCGAGAACTTCACCATCTCGTTTTTAATGCGATCCCTCAAAAACAGTGGTCTCCTCCTGCAGTTTCATCGAGATGGAACGCCCTATCTCACTTTGTATCTGAAGAACAGCAGCGTGGCCATTTACAGCCCCCACACAACACTCATTTCTGAGGCCAAGGCTGTCACTGATGGCAAAAACAATTCAGTCACAATACAAGTACAATATGGACATGTCATCTTTCCTAGAGCGGGAAATAATCGCGCCTTAGGCAATGTGAGTGTAGAGGCTGGGGATGTAGCATATGTGGGAGGGCTCCCTGCCGGCACCAGCATGAATGCCTGGGGTGGAAACTTCAAGGGCTGCCTGCAGGATATTCGGCTGGACAACAAGCATCTGACAATTGGAGACCATCCAGAGGATGTTCGTGTTTATCAGGCAAGCACAGAGGAGAACGTGATGCTGGGGTGCCAAAGCGATAATTCATGCAAG GATGAGCCATGTCTAAATAATGGATCGTGCCAGATCACCTGGAATGACTTCAACTGCTTCTGTCCCATTGACTTCACTGGGCGACTGTGTGAGACCCATTTATGGTGCATTAATGACCCCTGTTTTTATGGAGCACGCTGTGTGGATCTGCCCGATGGATACGAGT GTTTAAGTGATGCCATGTTTCAGGATAATGCTCTGGAATATGTGGCCAACAGCTCCTTGCTTAGCCCTGTCACCAACATCACCATGGCCATACGCACACGTGACCCAAATGGAATTCTTATGCGGGCCTCCAGCACAGCCGAGGTATTCTGCCTGGGGCTACTAAATTCCTCTTTACTGGTTAAAATGGACAGTGGAGAGAATGCCCAGTTGCTTGCCTTCACGAGTGAGAGCATAATTGCAGACGGAGCATGGCATCAAATCCAGTTGACCATGGTCAGTCCCGTGCATGCATCCTCCCGATGGAGACTCACTGTGGATCGTCAAAGAGTTGGTGACAGCTTTGGCATCGGAGGCCAGCTTAACTTCCTCAACGAAACCAAAATCTGGCTGGCAGAAAAATACACTGGATGTATAGGTGAAGTGAGGGTGGGTGGAGTCTATCTGCCACTCATAAATGTCCCAGAAGCCCCACAGATGACCAAGTTCTCCATGCTGGGTGGACACGAGCCAATCGTCGGATGTCAGGGAACTCCAGTTTGTGATTCCCTGCCATGTCGTAACCTTGGTGTATGTCAGGATCAATTTAATGAGTTTAACTGCAGCTGCCGTGCAGGATGGGAGGGTAaagtgtgtgagacagagataAATGAGTGTTCTTCAAGTCCCTGCATTTATGGGACCTGTAAAGACCTGCTGGCAGACTACCAGTGTGACTGTGAACCTGGATACGCTGGGAAAGACTGCCAAGATGAGGTGAATAACTGTCTCGAATTTAACTGCGTGAATGGAGGACTCTGCATAGAATCCGAGGGGGTGCACACATGCTCCTGCCCTCCTGGTTTCATTGGGAAGCGCTGCCA GTGGCGTTTCCCTCCAGCAACATGCACCATGAACACAGACTGCCTCAATGGTGGAGTGTGCGTGGGAGGAGAGTCTGGTGGAAACTGCACCTGTAAGCAAGGATACACTGGAGACAG GTGTGAGACGGAGATAGACGAGTGTAAATCTAATCCGTGCCGCAATGGCGCTACCTGTCTGGACAGGCTGAACCACTTCCAGTGTGAGTGTGCACCAGGCTTCAGCGGCAAGTTGTGCGAAAACAAC AAAGACGAGCACAGAGAGCACATTCCCTGGCTGGTGGTGGCCATTCCTCTGACAACCCTCTGCATGTTACTGGCCATCTTGGTGGTGTTTTTCCTTATCATGACGGCACGGAAGAAGCGTCAGTCAGAGGGCACATACAGCCCCAgctcacaggaagtggctggggCTAGATTGGAGATGGGCAGTGTCCTCAAAGTGCCCCCGGAGGAGAGACTGATCTGA